Genomic segment of Armatimonadota bacterium:
CTCGGCGACCTGGTTCTCGCTGCCGATGATCACCGTCACATCCGGCCCGAGAAGCGCCTTGCTGAGCACCTGGTAGAGCGCCTTCCGCTGTTCGAGGGCAGTGAGCAGAGCGGATATCCGCTCGCCTTGATGGAACTCCGGCTGCCGCAGGATGTTTCCCGTGCCATCCATATACACCTCGTCCTCGCTGCCGGAAGCGACGGCCTGCTGGACGGTCTGTGCTACCTTGGCATAAACATCTTTCAGCCCCGCAATCTCCCTCGGAAGCGGTGCGGTCCGACCAGGACCTGACGCGCGCAGCCGTTCATTGGCGATGTTCGTGATCGCCAGTACGTCGGTCGGTGAGAGAGCGCCGTCGTATTCCACGAAGCGGTGATCCACGTGGCCGGTATTGAGGACGGTTACCACGAGAAGCCGTCCCGGACCGAGTATCGAAACCATGACGTGCTGAGCGCAGACCTCATCTGTCTTCGGCGGTGTCGCAAGGGACGTGCACATCGTGAGCGAGGAGAGTATTCGGCAGGTTTGCTGGATAAGCTCCTCGACCTCGGTATCGCACTGCTCGAAGCCGCCTCGGGCGCGGAGCGTTTCCCTCGATCCGAGCCTCAGCATCGGCATCAGGCGGTCAACGTAGTATCTGTAGCCGAGATCCGAGGGCACACGGCCCGCCGATGTGTGAGGCTGGCGAAGGTATCCGAGTTCGGACATCGCAGCCATTTCGTTGCGGATGGTGGCGGGCCTGACGCCCAGATTGTACTTCTGCGCGAGAGACTCCGAGCCGACCGGTTCTGCCGTGGCGACGTAGTCGTGAACCACGGCTCCGAGGATCTTGCGTTTCCGTTCGCCCAGTTCCATAGGTCGCGCCTCGCGGCCGAACGATCCGGGGTTTCGAGCAGGCAGGCCCAAGGATGGATCCGTTCGGCACCGCATCTGAAGTATAACACCGGGCAGGTGCACTGTCAACGTGTCGGGCGGTGTGTCAGGCGTGGAGGGCAGGCCAGGGTGGAATCGGATTTGTGCATACGGTTTTGCAGAATAATGCCGATAATACGAGATAGCGGGATGCCGCAAATGTACCAGGAATGACGGGACGACCCCCAGGCGCGGAGGGATATGCGCGGGCGCTCGTCGGCATCGCGTTTCACAAGGAGTGTGCGCGCAATGAGGATTGACACCACCCGATTCGGGGCCATGGATGTCGCCGAGGAGTCAATCGTGCAGATGCCCGAAGGCATGCCGGGCTTCGCGGAGGCGAAGCGATTCGTTCTGCTGCAGGACGGACAGACCGCAGCGTTCAGTTGGCTGCAAGCGGTGGACGACCCAGACCTGGCGTTCATCGTCATCAATACGAGGCAGTTCTTCCCGGACTACAGGTTCGTATTCCCTGAGGAACAGACCGCCTCGCTCGGCCTGAACAGCCCAAGCGAGGCGGCAATTCTGACAACCGTGACCATCGGAAAGGATGGCGCGATCACTACTGACATGCTGGGGCCGATAGTGATGAACCCCCGCACTCTGCTGGCAAGGCAGATCGTGCTGGAGGACAGCCGCTACAGCTCGAAGCATTCGATTCGCGAGCTGCCTGGCACGGATGCAGCACGGCCTGAATGGGCCAGGGCAGCCTGATTGGGGGAAGCGCAATGCTGATTCTATCGCGCAAGATAGGTCAACGCATCGTGATCGGAGACGATGTGGAGATCACGGTCGTTGACGTGCGTGGAGAACAGGTTCGCCTGGGCATAACCGCGCCGCGAAGCATCGCCGTTCACAGGAAGGAACTGCTGGAGCAGGTAGCCGCCGAGAATGTCGAGGCAGCCGCGTCCACGCCTGAGAGCAGCGATGCTCTGGAACAGGTTTCACCCGGCCGAGCAGCCAAATAGCAGACCGATCCACACCGCAGGAGCGTCTGACCCGACACGGAAGTTGGCGATCCATCGCCCCGTCCGACCACTCAGAGCCTCTGAAGGGCCCTTTCGGCCGTCCATTTCATCTCGACATCTCCCCTGGATGCCAGTTGCCGGATGAGATCGCGCGCCGAGCTGTCTCGCGCCTGCCCGAGAGCATAGACCGCCCACACGGACCCCTCGCCCCGCGAACCGGCCAACGCCATGAGGCTGGAAGACGCCGTGGGCCCGATCTTCGCGAGCGCATTCGCCGCCCTGTATTTCGCGGTGTCGGACTGCCCGGAACTCCGAAGCACTGCGACAAGCGGAGAAACTGCAACGGACTGCAGATTCGCGAGCGACTGGACCGCAGAGTCCGCCACGCGTCCGTCGGAATCGGCCAGAAGGCCCATGAGCGCGCCGATCTGGGGGTTCGAGCGCTGTTGGCCGAGCCCTCGCGCCCCTGAGAGCCTGACAACCGGATCGGGAGAGGCAGCTAGCCGGAGGAGCGCCGAGGCGGCCGACGCCGACTCGATCTTCTCCATTACCGCGGCGCCGGCGTGCCGCACATCCGCTGAACCGCCCCCTATCGCCGTCATTACCGGCCCGACCGCGGGATCGCCGATCCTCTGGAGACCCGTGATGACCGACGTGCGAACCTTCAGGTCGAGGTCACCGAGCGCACCGACGAGCGCGGACATTGCCTTTCCGCCGCCTATGACGCTGAGAGCGCGCGCCGCACGAGCGCGCACCTCGCCGTCATCGTCGGTGCGACCGAGAACATCCACTAGAAGATCTGTTGACCTCGGATCCGTGATGGTGCAGAGAGAACTGATCGCGATCCTGCGCACTGCCGCGACATCGCGAGCGGCCTCGAGGAGTGCGGGCGTCGCCTTCTTGCTGCCGATTTTACCGAGCGCGTCGGCGGCAGCCATGCGGAGATCCTGGTCGCTCTCGGAAAGGAGCTCGACCACGGCCGGCACGCTCGGCTCGCCGATCCTAACGAGCACCCCTATGGCTTGTCCACGGAGAGTGCTGTCCTTCGCGGCAGCCTGCACGTCCGGGATCACACTCGGGCCGATGCCAACAAGCGCATTCGCCGCGCCGGTGTTGACGTTTGTATCAGAATCCTTAAGGGCCGGAACGAGAAGATCAATGTGCGGGCCCCCGATCTCGATGAGGTGCGCGGTGACGCTCTCCTTCACCTTGGCAT
This window contains:
- the hrcA gene encoding heat-inducible transcription repressor HrcA, with translation MELGERKRKILGAVVHDYVATAEPVGSESLAQKYNLGVRPATIRNEMAAMSELGYLRQPHTSAGRVPSDLGYRYYVDRLMPMLRLGSRETLRARGGFEQCDTEVEELIQQTCRILSSLTMCTSLATPPKTDEVCAQHVMVSILGPGRLLVVTVLNTGHVDHRFVEYDGALSPTDVLAITNIANERLRASGPGRTAPLPREIAGLKDVYAKVAQTVQQAVASGSEDEVYMDGTGNILRQPEFHQGERISALLTALEQRKALYQVLSKALLGPDVTVIIGSENQVAEMRECSFVTARYSVGDRVVGSIGVIGPTRMDYRRAVAAVRFMAANLGEMLMHLSVG
- a CDS encoding flagellar assembly protein FliW, translated to MRIDTTRFGAMDVAEESIVQMPEGMPGFAEAKRFVLLQDGQTAAFSWLQAVDDPDLAFIVINTRQFFPDYRFVFPEEQTASLGLNSPSEAAILTTVTIGKDGAITTDMLGPIVMNPRTLLARQIVLEDSRYSSKHSIRELPGTDAARPEWARAA
- the csrA gene encoding carbon storage regulator CsrA — its product is MLILSRKIGQRIVIGDDVEITVVDVRGEQVRLGITAPRSIAVHRKELLEQVAAENVEAAASTPESSDALEQVSPGRAAK
- a CDS encoding HEAT repeat domain-containing protein; amino-acid sequence: MKSKYLVRGIIGLAILYAIGMGIARQVQVGRLAQQLRVGSPEQRIAAAGKLMKRDRLYDKVQQMKPEERIAAAGAVKAIGGEMAVKQLLVLLKDADAKVKESVTAHLIEIGGPHIDLLVPALKDSDTNVNTGAANALVGIGPSVIPDVQAAAKDSTLRGQAIGVLVRIGEPSVPAVVELLSESDQDLRMAAADALGKIGSKKATPALLEAARDVAAVRRIAISSLCTITDPRSTDLLVDVLGRTDDDGEVRARAARALSVIGGGKAMSALVGALGDLDLKVRTSVITGLQRIGDPAVGPVMTAIGGGSADVRHAGAAVMEKIESASAASALLRLAASPDPVVRLSGARGLGQQRSNPQIGALMGLLADSDGRVADSAVQSLANLQSVAVSPLVAVLRSSGQSDTAKYRAANALAKIGPTASSSLMALAGSRGEGSVWAVYALGQARDSSARDLIRQLASRGDVEMKWTAERALQRL